The following is a genomic window from Acidobacteriota bacterium.
GGTCTATCACGCGCGTCTCGATCGCGAGGGCCGCCATCTGCACGGCGCGGAGACGGTTGGCGACGCGCTCCAGTCGGGCGACAAGGTGGTGCTGACCCCGAACATCGAGGCCGGCGCCTGACGGCCATGCTGAACAACCCGTGGGACTACTTGCTCGCGATCTACCGGGAGGACCGGACGCCGCTCGCCCAGGCGCAGGTCGACCCGGACTGGGAACCCGCGCGCGAATGGGTACGGCTGTCGGCCCTCAGCGAAGGCCGAACGCTCGGCGCGCGCAACTGTGCGGAGGTGCGCCCGATCTGGAACCCCGGCGGCGGAGCAACTCTCAGCGGATTCCGCGTCGCAATCGAGACGGACGGCCAGCCGCGCGAGGCGTCCTGCGACTTTACGGCACGCTACTTCCGCGACCTGGCGCAGCAGGCGGCGGCGCCGCTCATCGAGGCCGGCCGCCTCGCGGCCGGCGATGTGTTCCGGTATCTCGTGATGGCGACGGCCAGGGCGCGGGGCGACGGCGCGGCGGGCATGCCGTCGTTCACGGTGCGCGACATCACGCCGCCGCCGACGCTCGCCAACGCGCCGATGCTGCCGCTGCTCGGCCAGTCGGTGGCCATCGGCGAGCCGGCGCCGCACGAGGCGCCGGTCTTCGTCCCGCGGCACGTGCTGGACGAGATCACGGCCCTCACCAAGCAGGCGGCGCCGCTCGAAACAGGCGGCGCGCTTGTCGGCCACCTCCATCGCGACGCCGCGGCCCGGCAGGTGTTCACGCGCGTCACCGCCCAGCTCCCGGCGAAGCATACCGAGGCGTCGGCCGTACGGCTCATGTTCACCGCCGACACGTGGGCCAGCCTGCGCCTCGAGATCGGCGCGCGCGGCTGCGACGAGCTCATGGTGGGCTGGTGGCACAGCCACCCGGTCCAGGAGTGGTGCCGGCTCAACCAGTGCCCGGAGCGCGAACACGACGCGTGCGCGCTGGCGAAAAACATCTTCAGCGAGCACGACCGTGCCGTCCACCGCACCGTCTTCACGGGCGCCCACACCGTGGCGCTCGTCGCCAACGACGTGTCGCCAGCCGCCGTCCGTTTCTCGGTCTACGGCTGGAGCCTGGGCATGCTGCAGGCGCGCAGTGTGTTTGTGTTGGGAGCAGAGGCGCCATGAGCAGGCGCAGCCTCGCGACGTTGGTGGAGACGCTGGCGAGCGAGGGATCAAGGAGGGCTCGACCCATGTCACGCAACGCGGCACCCGAACTCGACGCGGCGACGGCCAAGCGGCTGTCAGCCATGGGCGATGGCGCGCCCGAGCCCGAAGAGAAGCTGCAGTGGCTGGCCGAGTGCCGCCGCAACACACCCGAGCTGACCGACACGCTCGATCGGCTTCTGCTCGGCGACGTCTACCGCTACCACGCCGGCCTCACGCGGGCGCGCGAGGCCCAGGAGGAACTCAAGGCGCTGCTCGACCGGCTCACGGCGCCGCCCTGGCAGCCCGCGGTGTTTCTCGGCGCTGCAAGCACGCCTGGGGGTGAGGCCGCGATGGTCGCCTACGGCTCCTCGCGTCGCGTCGTGCAGTTGAACGACGGCGTGAGCCTCGACGCGCTGTCGGCCGGCGACGAGGTGTTCCTCACGAAGGACCTCAGCGCCATCGTCGCGCGTTCGGAGGCCAACACGCTGCGCGTCGGCGACGTGGCCGTCTTCGATCGCTACACGCCGGACGGGCGCCTGGTCCTCAACGCGCGCGACGAGGAGACCATCGTCGATGCCGCCTCGTGCCTCTCGTCGGGCGTGCTGAAGAACGGCGACCTCGTCCGGTGGGACCGCGCCATGGGCATGGCCTTCGAGGTGGTCGAGCGATCCGGCGGGAACGACATCTTCCTGGAGGACACGCCGACCGAGACCTTTGCCGACATCGGCGGCCTCGACGCGCAGATCGACGAGTTGCAGCGGGCCGTGTTGATGCGCTTCCACCACGGCGCGCTCGTCGCGAAGTACGGCCTCAAGCCGAAGCGCTCGGTGTTGCTGTGGGGGCCGCCCGGCACGGGCAAGACGATGCTCGCCAGGGCGCTGGCGAGCCAGCTGAGTGCGATCTCGCGATCGGGCCGGGCCCGGTTCGCGTCGATCAAGCCCGGAAGCCTGAACTCCGTCTGGTTCGGCCAGTCCGAGCGGAACTACCGCGAGATCTTCCGCGCCGCGCGGGCCGCGGGCGAGCGCGACCCGGACATCCCGGTCGTCCTGTACTTCGACGAAGTCGATGCCATTGGCGCCGCGCGCAGCTACGCAGGCACGCGTGTCGACGATCGCGTGCTCACGGCCTTCATGGCGGAGCTCGACGGCCTCGAGGCGCGCGGCAATGTGATGGTGGTGGCGTCCACCAACCGCCGCGACGCGCTCGACCCGGGCCTGACGCGTCCCGGCCGCCTCGGCGACTGCGTGATCCACGTGCCCGCTCCTGGCCGCAAGGCGGCCCGCGCGGTGCTCGCGAAGCACCTGCGCCCCGACATTCCGTATGCGCAGAACGGTCACGGCGCCGACATGGCGGCTACCCGCGAGGAGATCCTCGACGCGGCCATCGCGCGCCTCTTCGCGCCCAATGGCGAGAGCGACCTGGCGGTGATGATGTTCCGCGACGGCAAGCGCCGCGAGGTGAAGGGGCGAGACCTGGTGAGCGGCGCGGTGCTCGCCAAGATCGCGCTCGCCGCCGTGGAGCGCGCGTGCATCCGCGAGGCGTGCGAGGGCGCTTCCGGCCTGCGCCTCGACGATGTGGTCGGCGCGCTCGATGCCGAGATGACGAGCGCGGCGCGCGTGCTGACGCCCGCGAACTGCCGCGCCTATCTCACTGGCCTCCCGCAGGACGTCGATGTG
Proteins encoded in this region:
- a CDS encoding Mov34/MPN/PAD-1 family protein, whose product is MLNNPWDYLLAIYREDRTPLAQAQVDPDWEPAREWVRLSALSEGRTLGARNCAEVRPIWNPGGGATLSGFRVAIETDGQPREASCDFTARYFRDLAQQAAAPLIEAGRLAAGDVFRYLVMATARARGDGAAGMPSFTVRDITPPPTLANAPMLPLLGQSVAIGEPAPHEAPVFVPRHVLDEITALTKQAAPLETGGALVGHLHRDAAARQVFTRVTAQLPAKHTEASAVRLMFTADTWASLRLEIGARGCDELMVGWWHSHPVQEWCRLNQCPEREHDACALAKNIFSEHDRAVHRTVFTGAHTVALVANDVSPAAVRFSVYGWSLGMLQARSVFVLGAEAP
- a CDS encoding ATP-binding protein — encoded protein: MSRNAAPELDAATAKRLSAMGDGAPEPEEKLQWLAECRRNTPELTDTLDRLLLGDVYRYHAGLTRAREAQEELKALLDRLTAPPWQPAVFLGAASTPGGEAAMVAYGSSRRVVQLNDGVSLDALSAGDEVFLTKDLSAIVARSEANTLRVGDVAVFDRYTPDGRLVLNARDEETIVDAASCLSSGVLKNGDLVRWDRAMGMAFEVVERSGGNDIFLEDTPTETFADIGGLDAQIDELQRAVLMRFHHGALVAKYGLKPKRSVLLWGPPGTGKTMLARALASQLSAISRSGRARFASIKPGSLNSVWFGQSERNYREIFRAARAAGERDPDIPVVLYFDEVDAIGAARSYAGTRVDDRVLTAFMAELDGLEARGNVMVVASTNRRDALDPGLTRPGRLGDCVIHVPAPGRKAARAVLAKHLRPDIPYAQNGHGADMAATREEILDAAIARLFAPNGESDLAVMMFRDGKRREVKGRDLVSGAVLAKIALAAVERACIREACEGASGLRLDDVVGALDAEMTSAARVLTPANCRAYLTGLPQDVDVVSVEMVERKVPRPELYMVQG